The Myxococcus fulvus region CTCGCGTTCGCCGAGGCCCTGTCACAGGAGTCCGTCTCCGCCACGCGCGCGACGCTGCTCCAGTCCACGGTGCGCGCCCTGCTGAAGGACCGCGCCACGGGCCGCGCGCACGTCACCGTCGACTTCCTCGAGCGACTGCTCAAGGAGCTGCCCGACGGCGCCCTGCGCGCGGACCTGCCCACGCTGCCCGTGCAGACCCTCCCGGCCTGGGGCTCGGACCCGAAGCTGCCTCCCGTCGTCGCGGCCGCCTCGCTCGCCGACGCGGGCACTCACTTCGTCCACGACGCCGCGGCGCTGTCCGGTGGCCGCGTGCTGCTCGCGCTGGGCGAGGCGGGCGCGATGCTGCTCGACGCCGAGGGCCGCGGGCTCGCGCACCTGGATGTCCCCGCCTTCTCGCTGGTGGCCTCGCTGCACCAAGACCGCGTGCTGGCCCTGGCGCCCCGGGGCGAGCTGCACCGCGTGTCCCGCATCGACGTGATGGCGCGCAAGGCCACGCACTGGTGCGACCTCGCCATGGAGAGCTGGGCGCCCACCTACGACGGCGGGAGCTGGTTCGTCGTGTCCGGCCACACGGTGATGATGCTGGATGCCCAGGCCCCCGACGCGCGGGCCCTGTGGCGCGTGGCGGACGTGCCCGGCACCGTGCGCTCCCTGGCCGTGGACGATTCGTGGCTGAGCTTCACCACCAGCCACCTGGAGCGCTGGACGTACGAGCTGCGCAACGGCCCCACGCTGCGCGCCCGCGGACCCCTCGTGTCGGGACCGGCGGAGGCGGTGCTGGGGCTGCGCTCCTGCGCGCTCACGCCGGACGGCGAGGCCCGCGCGGCCGTGCTCATGGTCGGCGAGGACCCCCTGTTCCGCCACGTGGACTGGCTGTGGCTGCCGCCCAACATCCCCCGACAGGCCACGCCGTGGGTCTCCGACGCGGAGCTCGGTGAGCCCGTGCACCAGGTGCTCACTCCGACCTGGCGCGCGGAGGTGGTGCGCTGCGTGGAGGGCTGGGACGCGCGACTGCTCGACGCCCGCGGACTCCTGCGCGCCCGGCTCACCCTCACCTTCGAGGGGGACACGCCGCCTCGCGTCCGGCTGAGCGCCTCGACGCTGCTCGTGTACGACGTGCACGGCCGCGTGCTGCGCCTGGACCTGGAGCACGGCACCGTGCGCCACGTCGTCGCCGCGTGACGACCAGGACTCAGGAGCGGGTGAGCAGGTCCTGCGGCAGGTCGACGGAGGTGGCGCGCAGCACGCGGGCCTCGTCGTCCACGTCCAGCACCACCCGCACGCCCTCGACGGAGACGAGCAGCGCGGGAGGCGTGCCCGGCAGCGCCATCAGCCACGTGGACGCCATGGGCAGCTCGGAGCCCACCAGCTCCGCGGCGCGCAAGAGGTGCATGCGCACCGAGTGCAACACCGGCGCGGGCAACAGGCGCAGCGACAGGGACACGTCCTCGCGCAGCTCCAGCGAGTACGTGCCGGACGGCTCGCGCGCGGGAATCTCCCCCGCGAAGCGCAGCCGCGAGCGCACCGCGCCCATCATCGACTCGGGCGTGGGTGGCTTGTGCAGGTAGCCCACCACGCCGCCCAGCGGCACCTCCTGGCCGTGCAGCGCCTCGGAGAACATCAGCACGTTCAGGTGCCGCAACCGCGCATCCATGCGCAGCTGCCCGTACAGCTCCCAGCCATCCATGCGGGGCAACATCAGGTCCAGCAGGATGAGGTCGGGGTGCCCGGCGCGCGGGTGGGTGCGCAGCCAGTCCAGGGCCTCCACCCCATCCGAGGCGTGGCTCACGGCGACGCCCTCCGCGCGGGCGGCATCGTCCAGCCGCTTCCGCCAGGAAGGGTCGTCCTCGACGAGGAGGAGGTGGCGTACGGAGTGAGACATGAGGGATGGGGGGGAAAAGACCCCTTCTCATTAGCGCGCGCCACTTTTTCGTGCTCGCGGTCGGCGAATCCCGCCGTTGGCTGGAGGACAGCCTGGCACAGGACACGCGGTGGCTCGCGGGGAATCCAGATTCGCGGAAGTTGGAAACGAACGAGTGCCTTGGACCCCAGGCACGTCTTGTTCCAGGGGGCGCAGGTGGTCAACCTGACATGGACCATGGCACTGCGACTCCAGCTCATGCCCGAGGCCCTGTGTACGCTCTGCGAGTGTTCCGCGCCGGTCCGGCAGCAGCTCCAGGGCGAGCTGGCCGCGCTGGCCGCGGGGCTCCCGCTGGAAGGTCCCCTGTCTCCGGGACAGGCGGGCCTGGTGGTCCTGGGCTCGGGCTTCCGCGTCCACTATCTGCTGGAGCAGGAGCACCGCCTGCTGCGGCTGACGGAGGTCACCGCGCCCACCTCCCCGTGGGGGTGAAGGACGGGGCGTGAAGTGTGGGCTGGATGGCGCAAGCCATCTCGGCGGTTGTCCGGGCCTGGGGGAGTGACCTAGACCCGGGGGTCCCCTCCTGTGCCCGGCCCGGAACCCCACCCCGACACGCCCTTGCCCATCCCCCTGGCTGACTTCCTGCTGAAGAACCGCGACGCCATCATGTCGGCCTGGGAGGTGGAGGTGCGCTCCATCCCCGCCGCCCAGGCGCTGGCGGGCCCCGCGCTGCGCGATGGCCTGCCCCGGTTGTTGGAGACCATCGCGTTGATGATGCGCGAGCCCCGGCCGGAGCTGACCCAGGGGCTGGGCGCCATCAGCGACCACCACGCCCTGGAGCGGCTGGGAGAGGGCTTCGACCTGCGTCAGGTCGTGGCGGAGTACCGGCTGTTGCGCTCGTGCGTGCTGAGCCTGTGGTCCTCGCGCGGGGGCGCCACGGCGCGGCCCGACGAGGAGCGCGTCTTCCACGAGGCCATGGACGAGGCGGTGGCCGCGTCCGTCAGCCGCTACACCCGCGCGCGCGAGCGCACGCTCCAGGCGCTGGACCGCATCAGCGCGGCGGCGCTGGGCAGCCCCGACGTGGCGGGCTTCCTGCCCCGGCTGCTCCAGGTGCTGCGCGAGACGGTGGTCGCGGTGGACGTGGCGGTGGTGCTGCTGCGCGAGGGCGACAACCTGCTGCGCGTGGAGAGCGCCGTGGGCGAGGGCGTGGACGTGGGGGGCCGCGTCCCGGTGGGCCAGGGCTTCGCCGGCACCATCGCCGCCACCCGGCAGCCCCTGCTGGTGCACGACGCGAGCAGCGACGTGCGCGCCCACTCGGACGTGGTGCGCACCTCCGACGTGCGCGCGCTGTACGGCGTGCCGCTGGTGCTCGACGACGCGCTCATCGGCGTGGCCCTGATGGGCAGCCGCGCCACCAGCGAGCTGTCCGAGGAGGACCTGCTGTTGTTCCGCGCGATGGCGAACCGGGCCACCGCGCTGCTCGCGCAGGCGCAGGCGCACGCCCGCGAGCGCGAGGCCCACGAGGAGGCGGAGGTGTCGCTGGGCCGGCTTCGCGAGAGCGAGGCGGGCCTGCGGCGCTGGGAGGAGGTCTTCTTCCGCCTGGGCGTGGGCGTGGTGGTGGTGGCCGGCGAGCACGACGTGCTGCTGGACGTGAACCCCGCCTTCGCGCGCATGCACGGGGCCACGCCCGAGGAGCTGGTGGGCAAGCCGCTGGAGACGGTCATCGCCCCGGAGGCGCGCGGCATGCTCCCGCGCCACGCGGCCGCGGCGCGCTCCAAGCCCTCGCACGAGTACGAGTCCTTGCACCTGCGCAAGGACGGCAGCCGCTTCCCCGCCTTCACCCACGTGACGGCCTTCCGCGACGAGACGGGCAAGGTGGCCCAGCGCGTGGCCACGGTGATGGACATCACCCAGCGGCGCGCGGTGGAGACGGACCGGCAGCGGCTGTTGTCCACCATCGAGTCGGAGCGCGCGCGGCTGGCCGCGGTGCTCGAGCAGCTCCCCGCGGGCGTGGTCATCGCGGACGCGGCCAGCGGCCGGCTGGCGCTCGCCAACCGGCAGGTCTCCACGCTCACCGGCCGCCCGTTCCAGCCCATGTCCAACGTGGACGCGTTCGCGGGCGACTACGGCGCCTGCCACCTGGACGGGCGCCCGTACGCGCCGGACGCGTGGCCCCTGTCGCGCAGCCTGCGCACGGGCGAGGTGGTGCAGGGCGAGGAGGCGATGCTGCGGCACGAGGACGGCCGCTCGATGACGGTGCTCGTCTCCAGCGCGCCCATCCGGGACAGGGACGGGGACATCATCGCCGGCGTGGCCACGCTGACGGACGTCACCGAGCGCCGGCGCGCCCAGGAGGCCGCGCTGCAGGCGGCGCGCTTCGGCGAGCGGCTCATCGCCATCGTCAGCCACGACTTGCGCAACCCCCTCAACGCCATCCACCTGTCCACCACGCAGCTGCTCCACAGCGAGGCCCTGCCCGAGCGCGAGCGCCGGCTCGTCACCCGCATCGCCCGCTCCAGCGCGCGGATGACGCGGATGATTTCGGAGCTGCTGGACTTCACGCGCGGCCGGCTGGGCGGCGGCATCCCCGTCCACCGCACCGCCGGGGATTTGCGCGCCGTGGTGCGCCAGGGCGTGGAGGAGCTGGAGGCCGCGTGGCCGGAGCGCACCCTGCGCGTGGCGGGCGGCACCGGGCGCTACGAGGGGCAGTGGGACGCGGACCGGCTGCTGCAGGTGGTGAGCAACCTGGGCGGCAACGCGCTCCAGTACAGCCAGGCGGATGTGCCCGTCACCCTCACGCTGACGGACCAGGGCGACACGGT contains the following coding sequences:
- a CDS encoding response regulator produces the protein MSHSVRHLLLVEDDPSWRKRLDDAARAEGVAVSHASDGVEALDWLRTHPRAGHPDLILLDLMLPRMDGWELYGQLRMDARLRHLNVLMFSEALHGQEVPLGGVVGYLHKPPTPESMMGAVRSRLRFAGEIPAREPSGTYSLELREDVSLSLRLLPAPVLHSVRMHLLRAAELVGSELPMASTWLMALPGTPPALLVSVEGVRVVLDVDDEARVLRATSVDLPQDLLTRS
- a CDS encoding PAS domain S-box protein, which gives rise to MPIPLADFLLKNRDAIMSAWEVEVRSIPAAQALAGPALRDGLPRLLETIALMMREPRPELTQGLGAISDHHALERLGEGFDLRQVVAEYRLLRSCVLSLWSSRGGATARPDEERVFHEAMDEAVAASVSRYTRARERTLQALDRISAAALGSPDVAGFLPRLLQVLRETVVAVDVAVVLLREGDNLLRVESAVGEGVDVGGRVPVGQGFAGTIAATRQPLLVHDASSDVRAHSDVVRTSDVRALYGVPLVLDDALIGVALMGSRATSELSEEDLLLFRAMANRATALLAQAQAHAREREAHEEAEVSLGRLRESEAGLRRWEEVFFRLGVGVVVVAGEHDVLLDVNPAFARMHGATPEELVGKPLETVIAPEARGMLPRHAAAARSKPSHEYESLHLRKDGSRFPAFTHVTAFRDETGKVAQRVATVMDITQRRAVETDRQRLLSTIESERARLAAVLEQLPAGVVIADAASGRLALANRQVSTLTGRPFQPMSNVDAFAGDYGACHLDGRPYAPDAWPLSRSLRTGEVVQGEEAMLRHEDGRSMTVLVSSAPIRDRDGDIIAGVATLTDVTERRRAQEAALQAARFGERLIAIVSHDLRNPLNAIHLSTTQLLHSEALPERERRLVTRIARSSARMTRMISELLDFTRGRLGGGIPVHRTAGDLRAVVRQGVEELEAAWPERTLRVAGGTGRYEGQWDADRLLQVVSNLGGNALQYSQADVPVTLTLTDQGDTVVLEVHNPGEPIAPDALPHLFDPFRRATNNHPVSGNSGGLGLGLYIVEQVVKGHGGHIEVTSTQEAGTVFRVTLPRAPPPPA